The sequence below is a genomic window from Sulfitobacter sp. DSM 110093.
GGATATGGCGGAACTTGGTGAGGACAGTCGGTCAGAACATGATGCACTTCTTAACCTACTCAAAAACAAACCTTTGGATGCCGTCTATCTTGTCGGTGACGAGCTTAAGGCGAGCCTTCCATTGGTTGGCAATGACCGTAGGTTCACCATTTTAGACCCGAAAAATCTTGAGAATATCCTGACTCAACAGGTCTCCACGGGTGACATTATCTTGGTGAAAGGCTCAAACAGCACAGGCCTTTTCCAGCGCCTTTCGAGATTCAGAAAATCTTAGCCTGCCTTAATACTGGTTGCAGGAGGGGTAGGCGATCTTCAAAGTCAAAATGTTTGCCTGAAGCCATAGCCGCGACCGGTGCCATCTGATTCCGGCACGTATTTAGCCAGCAGGCGAATGAGAACTTTTCCCAACAGGCGTCTGGACGGCAAACAAGCCCTACATAGCATGTAGGGCTTGTGATTGTTCGATTGATCTGTCGGTTAGACGATGTCGTCTTGTCCACCGCCCAAGCCACCAAGCAAGCCGCCAACGAGACCATCTTCGCCGATTACGCCGTCGAGTAGACCGCTGTCACCGCCGAGCAGACCGCCAACGAGACCTTCTTCACCGGTTACGCCGTCGAGTAGACCGCTGTCACCGCCGAGCAGGCCACCAAGTAGACCGTCTTCACCGGTTACGCCGTCGAGCAGACCGCTGTCACCGCCGAGCAGGCCGCCAACGAGACCGTCTTCACCGGTTACGCCGTCAAGCAGACCGCTGTCACCGCCGAGCAGGCCACCGACGAGACCGTCTTCACCGGTTACGCCGTCGAGCAGACCGCTGTCACCGCCGAGCAGGCCACCGACGAGACCGTCTTCACCGGTTACGCCGTCGAGCAGACCGCTGTCACCGCCGAGCAGGCCGCCAACGAGACCGTCTTCACCGGTTACGCCGTCGAGCAGACCGCTGTCACCGCCGAGCAGGCCACCAAGTAGACCGTCTTCACCGATTACGCCGTCGAGCAGACCGCTGTCACCGCCGAGCAGGCCGCCAACGAGACCGTCTTCACCGATTACGCCGTCGAGCAGACCGCTGTCACCGCCGAGCAGGCCGCCAACGAGACCGTCTTCACCGGTTACGCCGTCGAGTAGACCGCTGTCACCGCCGAGCAGGCCACCAAGTAGGCCGTCTTCGCCACCTTCACCGCCGAGCAAGCCATCGAGAAGGCCGCCGTCACCGCCGTCACCATCGGTTGCCCCAAGCGTTCCGGTTCCCACCAGACCACCGACCAGACCATCAGCACCGGTGAGATCCGACAAGACACCGTCGTTGCCGACCAGGTCGCCAAGCAAGCCTTCAGAGCCCGTGACATCACCAAGGATGCCTTCGTTTCCTGTAACAGGACCGAGCAGACCATCGTCAGCAATGACACCGTCAACAAGACCAGTATCTTCAGATATCTCTCCGCCTCCGATCACGGGCTGACCTAGCAACTCTTCGCCGACATCACCCAATGGCGTTCCGCTACCAAGGAGGTCGCCAAGCAAGCCCTCAGAGCCGGTAACCGCACCTAAAAGACCCTCGTTCCCAGTTACATCTCCAAGCAGACCTTCATCGGAAAGGATGGGGTCGACAAAGCCGTGATCAGCGTCGGCATCCGCATCAGCATCAGCGTCGGCATCCGCATCAGCGTCGGCATCCGCATCGGCATCAGCGTCGGCGTCTGCATCAGCGTCGGCATCCGCATCTGCATCCGCGTCGGCATCCGCGTCGGCGTCTGCATCAGCATCCGCGTCGGCATCGGCGTCTGCATCCGCATCGGCGTCTGCATCAGCATCCGCGTCTGCATCGGCATCAGCGTCGGCATCCGCATCAGCATCAGCGTCGGCATCCGCATCAGCGTCGGCATCCGCATCGGCATCAGCGTCGGCGTCTGCATCAGCGTCGGCATCCGCATCTGCATCCGCGTCGGCATCCGCGTCGGCGTCTGCATCAGCGTCGGCATCCGCATCAGCGTCGGCATCCGCATCGGCATCAGCGTCGGCGTCTGCATCAGCGTCGGCATCCGCATCTGCATCCGCGTCGGCATCCGCGTCGGCGTCTGCATCAGCATCGGCGTCCGCATCCGCGTCGGCATCGGCGTCTGCATCCGCATCGGCGTCTGCATCAGCATCCGCGTCTGCATCGGCATCAGCGTCCGCGTCGGCATCGGCGTCCGCGTCGGCATCCGCATCGGCATCAGCGTCCGCGTCTGCATCAGCGTCGGCATCCGCATCAGCGTCGGCATCCGCATCAGCGTCCGCGTCGGCATCAGCGTCGGCATCCGCATCGGCATCAGCGTCCGCGTCCGCGTCTGCATCCGCATCAGCGTCTGCATCAGCGTCGGCATCAGCATCCGCATCAGCGTCTGCATCAGCATCGGCGTCCGCATCGGCGTCTGCATCAGCGTCGGCGTCCGCATCTGCATCCGCATCAGCGTCTGCATCAGCGTCGGCGTCCGCATCTGCATCCGCATCAGCGTCGGCATCCGCATCAGCATCGGCGTCCGCATCAGCGTCGGCGTCCGCATCGGCGTCCGCATCGGCGTCAGCGTCCCCATCGTCATCATCTCCACCGCCGCCGCCCGACATTGCCAACCCCAAGCCAGCCAGACCTGCCCCGGCAAGACCAGCCAGCTCTTCTGAGCTGAGTTCTTCTTCGGGCTCGCCTTGAATGTCGACATTGGTGTTATCGCGCAGCGTGAGGCTGTGCAGAGAGCCATCTACTGCAGGTTTATAGAAATCATTGATGGTGATCGTATCACCATTTTTCAATTGCACGGTCAGCGTATCGCCCTGTCTGCTATAACGTGCGATGTCTGACTGAAGCGCGTCGACAGGGACGCTGATCTGTGGTCCGGCTTGTAAAACGGTATCGGCCATGGGGGTAATTCCTCTCTTCACCCCATAACAAGGGCGGCACAGTTAATATCAAAAGTATATAAAACATAACTTTGGTATGTTATCAATCGGATATATGTGCTTTTGACGGTAAAAGCTCCAGGTTAAGGTCCCAGCCTGACGAGTGATGTGTGCGACGTAAGATCAATCCGGCAAGTGGCAGCTGATTGGGTCAGATTGAGAAACAACGCGATATTGATCCAGAGCGACTTATTGCAGACATCACTTAGGGATTCGGGCCAGTGCTAGCTTGTTGGGCGGGATTAAAATCCCGGACAAAGCGGATCGTACAGTCAGGAGAGATATCGGGCCGTGTTGACCTCGAAGGCGACGCGAGAGCAAACAGTAGATTTGTCCAGGAGGCAAACCATTGAAGCCGCTTCAAAGATCTGGTGGTGCTAACCGGGGTACAATGGCAGCGAGCCAATCAATGCTTGTGGATTTTTGCAGACCTACCTTGGTATGTTGATGCCACCGGTTCGTGATGACATCGTGAAGGTCGCTCTAATGTTAAAAGGCCTCATCGGCCTTCTTTGCTGGAGCTCAAAACCAGTTTCGAACCGCAGAGGCCCTTCAACAAGTGTATGTACTTTAATGATCAGCTGAGATTGCCCAATGAACGCTGCTAGATCGCCCGCCCTTAGGACGATGTGAGCATGCACGTGGGGGAGGGTGGCAAAATCCAGGTCGTGTGATGCGGCCTAAACGGGCCTCTGCATACAGCCCTCATAGCGCCGTCCCGAGGGCCGGTTCAACTTTGGTCCGCGTGTCGGATCAGGGCAAGATGTCGACTTATTTGAGAAAAGTCTGGGTAAATTCTCAGTTTTGGTGGAGTATTTACAGAAAAAGCATCGCGATCACTGTCGGCCTAGCGGCCGTAGAACAAGTTCGAGGGGCGCAATATTCTCTGAGCGCCTCAGATCCGAACAGGGACAGAAGGTAGATGAGATCTATGCCATTCGCAGCAAACGATAGTACCAAACCTCATAATTCCACCAAGATCGCAATCGTCGGCATGGCGTTTCGGTTTCCCGGCGCAGAAGACAATCCAGACAGCTTATGGCAGATGCTTTGTGAGCAAGGCACCGGGATTGTTGAGATCCCCAACGAGCGTTTTTCAACCGAAAAGTTCTATGATTCCAACCCCGAAACTCTAGGGAAATCCTATACGAAATGGGCCGGAATCCTGCCGCAGATTGATCAATTTGACCCTAAGTTCTTTGGCCTTGCACCTCGAGAAGCCGCCAGCATGGACCCCCAGCAACGGCTCGTTTTGCAAGCCGTCTATGGGGCACTTGAGAACGCGCACATTAAGATGGATGACGTGGTAAGTCAGCGTACCGGCGTCTTTGTTGGGGTCTCCCAATCTGACTACAAAACCATTCGCGAGATGAACACGGCGGATGAGGAAAAATATGCAGGCACTGGCTATGCAATGTCCATCGTCGCCAACAGGGTGTCTCACCGTCTCAATCTGACGGGTCCCAGCGTATCGGTCGATACGGCCTGTTCATCTTCTTTGGTCGCCTTGGATGAGGGGGTGCGTCATCTGCAGGCGGGCAGTTGCGACATGGCATTCGTCAGCGGCGTGAACGTAATCGCTCACCCTGGGGCTTTCGTCGCTTTCTCAAAAGCTGGCATGCTATCGCCCACAGGACAGTTGTCGGCTTTTGATAAGACGGCAAATGGATATGTGCGAGGTGAGGGGGTAGGGGCATTGCTCCTGAAACCTTTGGATGCGGCTATGCGCGATGGCAACCGTATCCATGCGGTGATCGAAGCCACAGCGGTCAATCAAGATGGCCAGACGGGTACAATGACGGCTCCCAGCCCGGAGGCCCAGATAGATGTTATCGAACAGCTGTTCGCAAAGTCAGGACGTGTCCCATCTGAGGTTGGCTATGCTGAAGCACATGGGACCGGTACGCCGATCGGTGATCCCATTGAAGCAGGGTCCATCGGCCAAGCTATTGGACGACGCATTCCAGACCGCAAATTGTATATTGGCTCAATCAAGCCCAATGTGGGTCACCTTGAATCAGCGGCGGGTATGGCCGGTATCATCAAGGCAGTTCTCTCCCTACAAAAAGGAGAGATCCCGCCCAATCGCCGGTTTGACGATCCCAATCCGGCGATCCCGCTGGATGCACTTAATCTAGAAGTTCCTCGGAACATCACCCCGTTCCCAGCGGTTGGAGGGGAGCGGCGTGCGATCGTAAATTCCTTTGGCTTTGGTGGCACCAATGCCTCTACCCTTATCGCTTCGGCGCCAAGCACGGCGGTAAAGGTTCAAAAAGACACGGCCGCTGCTTTAGTGTCGACTGCTTCACCAACAGATGAGCCTGTTTTGATCCCTTTGACCGCCGCCTCCCCCAAGGCGCTTTCGGGGGCCGCGCGCAATCTTTTGAAGGCCCGCAAAAATGGTCCTTTGGCAGAAGTTTCCCTAAGCCGCTTGGCGGCAAGCTTAGCAGATGGTCCGGCAATGTATTCCTACCGGGCGGTTATCTTATGCAAAACCGAACAGGATCTGCTCTCAGGCCTTGAGGCGCTTAGTGCGGAAGATCTGCCCGATATGTTACCCGAACATGTTCACATAGGGCAGGTCAAACATGCGCCGAAGCTGGTGTTTACCTATTCAGGGCAGGGCAACCAATCATGGGATATGGTGCGTGATTTGATGGCTCATGCGCCTATTTTCAGGGCGGCCATTGAGGATTTTGACGCGGCCTACGCCGCTGTGAGTGGATGGTCAGTGCTGGCAGAAATGGCCAAAGATAAAGAGACCAGTAATATTGATAAGACATGGGTGACCCAGCCCGCTCTTGTTGCTGTGCAGTATGGGTTGTCTGCCTTATGGCGCCACTGGGGTGTTACGCCGAACATAGTCTTGGGCCATAGCGTCGGCGAAGTTGCTGCCACCATTGAGTGTGGGGCCACGTCACTCGAGGATGCGGTCCGTTACTTGTCCAAGCGCAGTACAATTTTGGATCATATAACAAGCATGGGCGCGATGGCTGCAGTGGGGCTGCCGCCAGAGGATGTCGAGGCGATGCTGCCTGACAACGGCCTGATTGATATTGCAGGACGCAATGGGCCGGGGGCTACGACCATAAGTGGTCAAAAGGCTGCGGTTGAGGATTTTGTCGCTCACTTCGAGGCCACTTATCCTGACACCTTCATCCGTTTGTTGAAAATTGAT
It includes:
- a CDS encoding BapA prefix-like domain-containing protein; translated protein: MADTVLQAGPQISVPVDALQSDIARYSRQGDTLTVQLKNGDTITINDFYKPAVDGSLHSLTLRDNTNVDIQGEPEEELSSEELAGLAGAGLAGLGLAMSGGGGGDDDDGDADADADADADADADADADADADADADADADADADADADADADADADADADADADADADADADADADADADADADADADADADADADADADADADADADADADADADADADADADADADADADADADADADADADADADADADADADADADADADADADADADADADADADADADADADADADADADADADADADADADADADADADADADADADADADADADADADADADADADADADADADADADADADADADADADADADADADADADADADADADADADADADADADADADADADADADADADADADADADADHGFVDPILSDEGLLGDVTGNEGLLGAVTGSEGLLGDLLGSGTPLGDVGEELLGQPVIGGGEISEDTGLVDGVIADDGLLGPVTGNEGILGDVTGSEGLLGDLVGNDGVLSDLTGADGLVGGLVGTGTLGATDGDGGDGGLLDGLLGGEGGEDGLLGGLLGGDSGLLDGVTGEDGLVGGLLGGDSGLLDGVIGEDGLVGGLLGGDSGLLDGVIGEDGLLGGLLGGDSGLLDGVTGEDGLVGGLLGGDSGLLDGVTGEDGLVGGLLGGDSGLLDGVTGEDGLVGGLLGGDSGLLDGVTGEDGLVGGLLGGDSGLLDGVTGEDGLLGGLLGGDSGLLDGVTGEEGLVGGLLGGDSGLLDGVIGEDGLVGGLLGGLGGGQDDIV